A genomic segment from Chelonoidis abingdonii isolate Lonesome George chromosome 24, CheloAbing_2.0, whole genome shotgun sequence encodes:
- the QRFP gene encoding orexigenic neuropeptide QRFP translates to MKAPYSLSCLLLLSLGTCIPPDNRKETGEPGDGLRFEKSWQGTADDASQSGLWKEVLRRRRFEDLSSLFSVAKELQGFGKERAGFRFRFGRQESREEEGEGVDFLWGDGEKRSSTLENLAEELNGYNRKKGGFSFRFGRR, encoded by the coding sequence ATGAAGGCTCCTTACTCCTTGTCCTGTCTCCTCCTCTTGAGCTTGGGAACCTGCATCCCTCCCGACAACAGAAAGGAGACGGGAGAGCCAGGGGATGGGCTCCGGTTTGAGAAAAGCTGGCAGGGAACGGCAGATGACGCCTCTCAGAGCGGCCTGTGGAAGGAAGTGCTGCGGCGGAGGAGATTCGAAGACCTCAGCTCCCTGTTCAGTGTGGCCAAGGAGCTCCAGGGCTTTGGCAAGGAGAGGGCAGGCTTCAGGTTCAGGTTCGGGAGGCAGGAGAGTCGGGAAGAGGAAGGCGAAGGGGTTGATTTCCTGTGGGGGGACGGCGAGAAGCGCAGCAGCACCCTGGAGAACCTGGCGGAGGAGCTCAATGGCTACAACAGGAAGAAAGGGGGATTCAGCTTCCGCTTTGGCAGAAGGTGA